The following nucleotide sequence is from Acidovorax radicis.
GTCGCGCCCTGCCGTCATCGCGCAGGCGGTGGCGGTGCGCTGGTAGACAAACACATTGCGCAGCGTGTCGCAGCCGCCCATGGCCAGCGCTTCGTCGATGATGGCTTTGAGCGGCAGCTCTTTGCCGCCGCGCATCTGGTAGTTGGCGGTGACGACGGCCACCGCGCCCGCATCGATGATGCGTTCGTGCACGGCCTTGGCGCTAAAGCCGCCAAACACCACGCTGTGGGTGGCGCCGATGCGCGCGCAGGCTTGCATGGCCACCACACCTTCGATCGTCATGGGCATGTAGATCAGCACGCGGTCGCCCTTGCTGACGCCATGCGCCTTGAGTGCGTTGGCAAACTGGCTCACGCGGGCCAGCAGCTCTTTGTAGGTGACCTTGGTGACCGTGCCGTCATCTGCCTCGAAGATGATGGCCGTCTTGTTTTCGGTGGGGGTGCCGATGTGGCGGTCCAGGCAGTTGGCAGAGGCATTGAGCTCGCCATCGTCAAACCACTTATAGAACGGCGCCTTGGATGAATCCAGCGTGCGCGTGAAGGGCTTGGTCCACTGCAGGTTCTCGCGGGCCAGGCGCGCCCAGAAGCCCTCGAAGTCCTTGTCGGCCTCGGCGCAAAGCGCCTCGTAGCCCGCCATGCCCGACACGCGTGCGGCTTTGACAAACGCGTCGGAAGGTGGGAACACGCGGTTTTCAACCAATACGGATTCGATGGCGGATGTGGGCGCACTCATGGTTTTGTCTCCTGGGTCTGATGGAATTGGATTTGGGCGGTACTGTCTGCCGCAGCACTTACAAGCCACTGACTGGCACGAAGCTTACACACGCCGGCATGCCCCTTAGGTGCGCGCGCACAGCCGCCCCCCGCATCACCGCCCTGCGCACCCATCCCATGCGGCGTCCAGCGCACTGGGTTGGCGCGCGCCAACGCCCGCGCACGCGTGAGGGCATAAGCCCCGTCACACGCGTCTTTTAGAATCGCGACACTTTTTTCTCCAACCACCCTTATGACCCTCCCCACCCCCGGCCTGGCCGGCCAAACCGATCCGGTCAACGCGCCGCTGCGTCCGCTTCCCAGCCTGATTTTTGCCAGCCGCTGGCTCCAACTGCCCTTGTATCTGGGGTTGATTGCGGCCCAGGGTGTCTATGTATGGCATTTCCTGCTGGAGTTGTGGCACTTGGTGGAAGCGGCCTTTGGCAACCAGACCGCGCTGCAGGCCCTGGTGACCAGCATCGGCTACAAACCCGATCTGCAAATCACGGCGCTCAACGAAACCGTGATCATGCTGGTGGTGCTGGCGCTGATCGACGTGGTGATGATCTCCAACCTGCTCATCATGGTGATTGTGGGCGGCTACGAAACCTTCGTGAGCCGGCTGGGCCTGGACAAGCACCCCGACCAGCCCGAGTGGCTAGGCCACGTGAATGCGTCGGTGCTGAAGGTCAAACTCGGCCTGTCCATCATCGGCATCAGCTCCATCCACCTGCTCAAGACATTCATCAACGCCGCCAATTACGACGTGAAGGTGCTCATGTGGCAGACGATCATCCATGTGGTGTTCCTGCTCAGCGCCCTGGCCATCGCCTACACCGACAAATTGCTCAACGCCTCGCACGACAAACACTGAGGAAGCACTGAGCCTGCGATGGCGCCCGGCAGAGCGCCATCGGCAAACACCAACAATCAGGTGTTTTAGGGCGCCAGCGCTTGTCAATAAATCGCTGGAAGCTATGTAAAACATAGCAAACCACCGTGGATGATGGGCTCGACTTCGGGGCACTTGGCGCCCGGCTTGGGCGGCCTGCCAACCCTGTGTTTTGACATAAAAGCACTGAATCCTTATAATTCAGTGGTGTTTTACAACCTGCAACGCAGGTAATTCACCCTTTTACAGGGCGAATCTCACCGTCAGGCGGCTGAACTCTTTGACAGACAGCACCTGACACCACGGCCGAAATGTCGGCCCTGATGCCCCTGGTGTCGCACCCCGCTTCGCGGTGGTCCGGCACCTGCGCTGTTCAGAAGTCCTCTGCCAAGACCTCTTCTGGCCCGCACCCCAGGCCCTTGCGCACCCTTTTGGCGTGCCATTCGGGCCGATCCGGTCACCCTTGTGTCCACCCTATTGATTGCCATCTGGCGTGCCGGGCTTTTGCCTGTGCGGCCGGTTTGGCCGCCGCATCAGGGTTTCCATCTTTCGGTCTTCGAGCCATGGCGGCCTGCGGGCGGCCCTGGCGTGTTCAACCCGCTGCACTGCAGCGACCAAGGGAGGACCCACAACGTGGCTAAACAAATCATCATCGACCATGTGTTCAAGGTATTCGGCGACACGCCCGAAAAAGCCCTGGACCTTGTGCAACGGGGCCTGAGCAAACACGAGATCCTGGCCCACACAGGCAACTCCATCGGCGTGTTCGATGCCACCTTCACGATCGAGCCCGGCGAGATATTTGTCGTCATGGGCCTGTCGGGCTCGGGCAAATCCACGCTGGTGCGCATGCTCAACCGCCTGATCGAACCCACCGCCGGGCGCATCGTGGTGGATGGCCAGGACCTCAACGCCCTGAGCGACCGCCAGCTGCGAGCCCTGCGCCGCAAGGACATCAGCATGGTGTTCCAGTCGTTTGCGCTGATGCCGCACCTGACGGTGCTCGACAACACGGCCTTTGGCCTGGAACTGGCCGGTGTGGACCGCGCAGAGCGCGAGCAACTGGCCGCACGGGCGCTGGAGCAAGTGGGCCTGGACGGCTGGGGCGCCAGCTACCCCGACGAACTCTCGGGGGGCATGCAACAGCGTGTGGGCCTGGCGCGCGCGCTGGCGTCAGACCCATCCATCTTGCTGATGGACGAAGCGTTTTCAGCGCTGGACCCGATCATCCGCACCGAAATGCAAAGCGAGCTGCTGCGCCTGCAGCAGGTCAAGCGCCGCACCATTGTCTTCATCTCTCACGACCTGGACGAAGCCATGCGCATCGGCGACCGCATTGCCATCATGAAAGACGGCCACGTGGTGCAGGTGGGCACGCCCGACGAGATCTTGCGCAACCCCGCCGACGACTACGTGCGCAACTTCGTGCGGGGTGTAGATGCCGCGGCTGTCTTCAAGGCCAGCGACATCGCCCGCAAGCGCCTGACCGTGGTGCGCGAGCACACCGACCGTGGCTGCCGTGCCGCGCTTCAGCTCATCGAAGGGCATGACGACAACTTCGCCTATGTGGTCAGCCCCACGCAGCGTTATCTGGGCACGGTGTCGGCCGACTCGCTGCGTGCCGCACTGCGCGGTCACAGCGGGCCCATAGGCTTGCAGCACGCTTTCATGGCCGATGTACCGCCTATTGCCGCCGACGCCACGGTGGCCGACCTGTTCGGCCAGGTGGCCCAGGCGCCCTGCGCGCTACCCGTGGTGCAGGCGGACGGACGCTTTCGCGGTGCCATCAGCAAGACCACGCTGCTGCGGTTTCTGGACCGCGATACGCCCCCCGTGCCGCCCAGCGTGCCCACAGTCCAGGCCACCCACGCAGCTGCGCCTATGCAGCACACGCAGCCGACAGATACCACCACCGTTCACACAGAAAGCGTCGCATGAACGCCATGACCACCCCGCTGACTGAGCCCACCCCCGCCGTGCTGTTGGCGCAGGCCGACGCGACCACCCCCATCCCGGAAACCACCCTGCCCCCGCCCGCAGACACCAATCCGTGGGCATCACCCACAGACAACGGCATGGCCGCCCCTGCCAGCCCCGGCGGTGCAGCCCCCATCGACACGCCCGCCGCCGCCATCGACCCGTGGGCGGCGTCCACCATGCCCAGCGACACGACGAACTCGGCCAGCGGCGGCACCGACTGGCTGGCCGCCCCACCCGCGTCACCCGACGTGGCGAGCGGAGCCGACCCCTCGGCAGCGGGCGGCTTGCACCTGAGCCAGTTGTTTGACGGATCGCTGCCCGTGGAAAGCTGGATCAATCAGGGCCTGGCGTGGGTGGTGGACCACTTCCGCCCCTTCTTTCAAAGCGTGCGTGCGCCCATCGACGCTACCCTGACCGGGGTCGAGAACATGCTCACCAGCATGCCAACGCTGGCCATGGTTGCGCTGATTGGCGTGCTGGCGTGGCAATTTGCCGGGCGTGCCTTGGCGGTGGGCGCCGTCATCTCGCTGCTGCTGGTGGCCATGCTGGGCATCTGGCCCGAGGCCATGGTCACGCTGTCGCTGGTGCTCACGTCGCTGGCGTTCTGCGTGTTGCTTGGGCTGCCGCTGGGCATTGTGCTGGCCAGCAGCGACCGGGCACAGCGACTCATGCGCCCCGTTCTCGACGCCATGCAGACCACGCCGGCATTCGTCTACCTGGTGCCCGTGGTGATGCTGTTTGGCATCGGCAACGTGCCGGGCGTGGTGGTGACCATCGTGTTTGCGCTGCCCCCGCTGGTGCGCCTGACCA
It contains:
- a CDS encoding TIGR00645 family protein → MTLPTPGLAGQTDPVNAPLRPLPSLIFASRWLQLPLYLGLIAAQGVYVWHFLLELWHLVEAAFGNQTALQALVTSIGYKPDLQITALNETVIMLVVLALIDVVMISNLLIMVIVGGYETFVSRLGLDKHPDQPEWLGHVNASVLKVKLGLSIIGISSIHLLKTFINAANYDVKVLMWQTIIHVVFLLSALAIAYTDKLLNASHDKH
- the proV gene encoding glycine betaine/L-proline ABC transporter ATP-binding protein ProV — protein: MAKQIIIDHVFKVFGDTPEKALDLVQRGLSKHEILAHTGNSIGVFDATFTIEPGEIFVVMGLSGSGKSTLVRMLNRLIEPTAGRIVVDGQDLNALSDRQLRALRRKDISMVFQSFALMPHLTVLDNTAFGLELAGVDRAEREQLAARALEQVGLDGWGASYPDELSGGMQQRVGLARALASDPSILLMDEAFSALDPIIRTEMQSELLRLQQVKRRTIVFISHDLDEAMRIGDRIAIMKDGHVVQVGTPDEILRNPADDYVRNFVRGVDAAAVFKASDIARKRLTVVREHTDRGCRAALQLIEGHDDNFAYVVSPTQRYLGTVSADSLRAALRGHSGPIGLQHAFMADVPPIAADATVADLFGQVAQAPCALPVVQADGRFRGAISKTTLLRFLDRDTPPVPPSVPTVQATHAAAPMQHTQPTDTTTVHTESVA
- the proW gene encoding glycine betaine/L-proline ABC transporter permease ProW codes for the protein MNAMTTPLTEPTPAVLLAQADATTPIPETTLPPPADTNPWASPTDNGMAAPASPGGAAPIDTPAAAIDPWAASTMPSDTTNSASGGTDWLAAPPASPDVASGADPSAAGGLHLSQLFDGSLPVESWINQGLAWVVDHFRPFFQSVRAPIDATLTGVENMLTSMPTLAMVALIGVLAWQFAGRALAVGAVISLLLVAMLGIWPEAMVTLSLVLTSLAFCVLLGLPLGIVLASSDRAQRLMRPVLDAMQTTPAFVYLVPVVMLFGIGNVPGVVVTIVFALPPLVRLTNLGIRQVRPDLIEASRAYGASPLQMLVKVQLPLAMPSIMAGINQALMLSLSMVVIASMIAVGGLGQMVLRGIGRLDIGLATVGGLGIVLLAITLDRITQSLGQPRRGVRHWWQTGPAGLVWRLMQRRAAAGLGAAPPTAADALTATARPAPEQPAEQPAPHTRLAGAGH